The Impatiens glandulifera chromosome 8, dImpGla2.1, whole genome shotgun sequence genome includes a window with the following:
- the LOC124913087 gene encoding putative disease resistance protein RGA3: MIFNEENVSKHFDIKIWVCVSEEFDIKLIIKAIIGGSTKETCLETLQDMIRDRLRGKRYLIVLDDVWNENENAWDQLKAILDCGSSGSFILTTTRKRNVAEIMKTIQHFELPELSDDICRILFEERAFMYGTPKSPNFINIGNEIVNKCKGVPLVAKILGSQLGFTSDEGEWCRLRDSEIWELPKNEKSILSILKLSYYDLPYHLRRCFAFCAIFPKDGVIEKERLIQLWMAHDLIPISENQKVEVVGNAIWNELCWRLFFQEETKKLGKYGVHTTCKMHDLMHDLAQFVMEGECYIMDAKSSRHDFRQGVRHITIMINDFDKTPFGFLEKIGGVQSILLHPTKINVSNVFNEILSVFKKHLSLRVFEVDPYVENQALYYIGCLKHLRYLNISYMCGIKALPNSICDLLNLQTLNLNSCFNLKSLPKNMKSLINLRHLYLKKCFSLQCMPRGMGQLKHLKTLSLFVIGKKRDCQLDELKELNIRGSLEIRNLGGVSNTTIARGHISLMAKKSSINMLELNWDNDWEDNDEDDDKDWIKKKKLHEKIGETLEVPTTMLKILIMRNYKGVYFPCWRSYLVLLDTLNFGAWKISNTYLLIVMILEWQCSLS; this comes from the coding sequence ATGATTTTCAATGAAGAAAATGTTTCTAAGCATTTTGATATCAAAATTTGGGTATGTGTTTCTGAGGAATTTGATATTAAGCTGATTATTAAAGCAATCATTGGAGGATCAACAAAAGAAACATGCTTGGAAACATTGCAAGATATGATTAGAGATAGATTAAGAGGGAAAAGATATTTGATTGTATTGGACGATGTTtggaatgaaaatgaaaatgccTGGGATCAGTTGAAAGCTATATTAGATTGTGGATCAAGTGGTTCGTTTATCCTTACCACTACCCGTAAAAGAAATGTGGCCGAAATAATGAAAACAATTCAACATTTTGAGTTACCAGAGCTCTCCGATGATATTTGTAGGATATTATTCGAAGAACGTGCATTTATGTATGGAACACCAAAATCtcctaattttattaatattggaAATGAAATAGTCAACAAATGTAAGGGTGTTCCTTTAGTTGCTAAGATATTAGGAAGTCAATTGGGCTTCACTAGTGATGAAGGAGAATGGTGTAGACTAAGAGATAGTGAGATATGGGAGCTAcccaaaaatgaaaaatctatctTGTCTATTCTAAAGTTGAGTTATTATGACCTTCCTTATCATTTGAGAAGATGTTTTGCATTTTGTGCTATATTTCCTAAGGATGGTGTGATTGAAAAAGAAAGATTGATCCAATTGTGGATGGCCCATGATTTAATTCCTATAAGTGAAAACCAAAAAGTAGAAGTGGTTGGAAATGCAATTTGGAATGAGTTGTGTTGGAGATTATTTTTTCAGGAAGAAACTAAGAAATTAGGTAAGTATGGAGTTCATACAACATGTAAGATGCACGATCTTATGCATGACCTTGCTCAATTTGTTATGGAAGGTGAATGTTATATCATGGATGCTAAGAGCTCAAGACATGATTTTAGACAAGGGGTTCGTCACATAAcaataatgattaatgattttgACAAAACACCATTTGGGTTTCTGGAGAAAATAGGAGGTGTGCAATCGATACTACTTCATCccacaaaaataaatgtttcaaATGTCTTCAATGAGATTTTGAGTGTCTTCAAGAAACATTTGTCTTTACGTGTCTTTGAAGTAGATCCCTATGTCGAAAATCAAGCATTGTATTACATTGGATGCCTAAAACATCTTAGATACTTAAACATCTCTTATATGTGTGGTATAAAAGCATTACCTAATAGTATTTGTGATCTATTAAACTTACAAACTCTGAACCTCAATAGTTGTTTCAATCTCAAAAGTTTGCCCAAAAATATGAAATCCCTTATTAACTTGCGACATCTTTATCTAAAGAAATGTTTCAGTCTACAATGTATGCCTCGAGGAATGGGGCAATTGAAACATCTAAAGACATTAAGCCTATTTGTGATAGGCAAGAAAAGAGATTGTCAACTAGATGAATTAAAAGAATTGAACATAAGAGGATCTTTGGAAATTAGAAACCTCGGAGGAGTTTCTAACACAACTATTGCAAGAGGGCATATAAGTTTGATGGCTAAAAAGTCAAGTATCAACATGTTGGAGTTAAATTGGGATAATGATTGGGAAGATAACGACGAAGATGATGATAAAGATtggatcaagaagaagaaactaCATGAGAAAATAGGTGAAACTCTAGAGGTGCCAACTACAATGCTTAAGATATTGATAATGAGAAATTACAAAGGTGTTTATTTCCCCTGTTGGAGAAGTTATCTGGTTCTCTTAGACACCTTGAACTTTGGTGCTTGGAAAATCTCAAACACATATTTACTAATAGTGATGATATTGGAATGGCAGTGTTCCCTTTCTtag
- the LOC124913089 gene encoding uncharacterized protein LOC124913089, which yields MISQLMEYCLDGVFMVSMDARYFLAQDHPYRVDTNHFLQGKTVKNQMPYRSTGVELWNAISGIKFAFEDPDGYPLGYGVSHKWTKKRRTKDNINARKDIFLLYNHPELHIDPQSGMNRMNRSGCKLIGLKSHDFHVFLERLLPIDFKNFLPNFVWATLTDLSNFMHDLSSTTLSKTSMDNLELAAPVILYNLAKIFPPAFFDSMEHLLVHLPYEANVGGPVQYRWMYPFERFLHTIKQKIKNKSLIEASICNANILQEITAFSSHYFEPDIQCKQRIPQRNTKGPLNLKQPSKSIFNYLGRSSGAKSKRYLDSEELLVAHTYVLLNCPKLKEGLQAASIDREFATWFRCQGIQVTYLLYYVSYGPLTPATSIPIYFVNGYVWRPKDYGSNRSTMNSGVCVKANDAEYYGLLEDIIQLQYPGPYMGVVLFKCVWFDPTRGTRMNDNYRLVEVNMKRKYLRYDPFILAQQAIQVHYSPYPSRTSRQSSWMSVCKTKARGKVEEQWTDDNVMYQQEVPITSIHIELPLNIRSYDVSNMRDPNNIIYMELEGENVEHDFESGECDNVTKISLDSGGSTDSNDLEQVDVEANEFIY from the exons ATGATTTCCCAGCTTATGGAATATTGTCTGGATGGAGTATTCATGGTATCCATGGATGCCCGATAT TTCTTGGCACAAGATCATCCATATAGAGTCGATACAAATCATTTTTTACAAGGGAAGACCGTCAAAAACCAGATGCCTTATAGGTCTACAGGAGTCGAACTATGGAATGCTATCTCAGGAATAAAGTTTGCATTTGAAGACCCTGATGGATATCCACTAGGTTATGGAGTATCCCATAAGTGGACGAAGAAGA GGAGGACAAAGGACAATATTAATGCTAGGAAGGACATATTCTTGCTTTACAACCATCCGGAGCTTCACATAGACCCACAAAGCGGGATGAATAGAATGA ATAGAAGTGGTTGTAAGTTGATCGGTCTAAAGAGCCATGACTTTCATGTTTTCCTAGAAAGACTTTTGCCAATTGATTTTAAGAATTTTCTCCCCAACTTTGTATGGGCCACACTAACagatttaagtaattttatgcATGACCTAAGCTCTACCACTTTGTCGAAAACTAGTATGGATAACTTGGAACTTGCGGCTCCGGTTATTCTTTATAACTTAGCAAAAATATTTCCACCCGCATTCTTCGACTCAATGGAGCATCTTCTCGTGCATTTACCATACGAGGCAAATGTTGGAGGACCAGTTCAATACCGATGGATGTATCCTTTCGAACG GTTTCTTCACACCATAaagcaaaaaataaaaaataaatcccTGATCGAGGCATCCATTTGCAATGCCAACATTCTTCAAGAGATCACGGCATTTTCTTCTCACTACTTTGAACCAGATATTCAATGTAAACAACGAATACCACAGAGAAATACAAAAGGACCATTGAACCTTAAACAACCATCCAAGTCCATTTTCAATTATCTTGGACGTAGTAGTGGAGCTAAAAGTAAAAGATACTTAGATAGTGAAGAGTTATTGGTGGCTCACACGTATGTTCTACTAAACTGCCCCAAG TTGAAAGAAGGATTACAGGCTGCATCAATAGATAGAGAATTCGCCACTTGGTTTCGATGTCAG GGGATTCAAGTAACTTACTTACTATATTATGTTTCCTATGGGCCACTAACACCTGCTACCTCTATTCCCATATATTTTGTTAACGGATATGTTTGGAGGCCAAAAGATTACGGGTCTAATAGATCAACCATGAACAGTGGTGTATGTGTCAAAGCAAATGATGCGGAATATTATGGACTACTAGAAGATATCATACAACTTCAATATCCAGGACCGTATATGGGTGTTGTCTTATTTAAGTGTGTGTGGTTTGACCCAACAAGGGGCACAAGAATGAACGATAACTATAGACTTGTTGAGGTTAACATGAAGCGAAAGTATCTTAGATACGATCCATTCATTCTAGCACAACAAGCCATACAAGTGCACTATAGTCCATATCCAAGCAGAACATCAAGACAATCCTCTTGGATGTCCGTATGTAAAACCAAGGCTAGAGGGAAAGTGGAGGAACAATGGACCGATGATAATGTGATGTATCAACAAGAGGTTCCTATAACTAGTATCCATATCGAATTGCCACTAAATATTCGGTCATACGATGTAAGTAACATGCGTGACCCTAACAACATTATCTACATGGAACTAGAAGGGGAAAATGTGGAGCATGATTTTGAATCAGGAGAATGTGACAATGTAACAAAAATTTCTCTTGATTCGGGTGGAAGTACAGATTCAAATGACTTAGAACAAGTTGATGTTGAAGCAAATGAATTTATATACTAA
- the LOC124913088 gene encoding putative disease resistance protein RGA4, whose protein sequence is MVDAALINGLLSNLAPLINNEISLFRSFKKDIQKISSTLSSINAVLEDAERKKVREKDKQTEDWLKKLKDVAYEVRDIMDECSLEDLCVQVKRRNDSSSTRKKVSNLIAHPFNHTRMRLNMGHKIKDVQEKLDQIYFEREKLHLRETSNNSSSTTSWRETISVSTCSHVYGRNIEKKKIIDILFNASNIAKELHVLPIVGIGGLGKTTLA, encoded by the coding sequence ATGGTTGATGCAGCTTTAATCAATGGCTTGCTTTCAAACTTAGCGCCTCTGATTAATAATGAAATCTCATTGTTTAGGAGTTTTAAAAAGGATATTCAAAAGATATCAAGCACGTTATCTTCAATTAATGCTGTTCTTGAGGATgctgaaagaaagaaagtacgAGAGAAAGACAAACAAACCGAAGATTGGTTGAAAAAACTCAAAGATGTAGCATATGAAGTTCGCGATATCATGGATGAGTGCAGTTTGGAAGATCTTTGTGTTCAAGTCAAAAGACGGAATGACTCATCTTCAACTCGAAAGAAGGTAAGCAACTTAATCGCCCATCCTTTTAACCATACTAGAATGCGCCTAAATATGGGTCACAAAATTAAGGATGTTCAAGAGAAATTGGACCAAATTTATTTTGAGCGTGAAAAGTTGCATTTACGTGAAACTAGTAATAACTCATCATCTACTACTAGTTGGCGTGAAACCATATCTGTTTCTACATGTAGCCATGTATATGGGAGAAATATCGAGAAGAAAAAGATTATCGATATTTTATTCAATGCATCAAATATTGCTAAAGAATTACATGTCCTACCTATTGTTGGAATTGGTGGTCTAGGTAAAACAACACTTGCCTAA